The following coding sequences are from one Rickettsiales bacterium window:
- the rsmD gene encoding 16S rRNA (guanine(966)-N(2))-methyltransferase RsmD — protein MRITAGNLKNKEVLAKKKTHIKPTSSRVREAIFNLLNHGKFLSNLEILNDENPSIIENRVIADIFCGTGILGFEALSRGAKKVVFIDQSPESLQIARSNANSLGVSEKCNFIQSDATNLINCNIEIDLVFLDPPYNKNLVIPTLKSIVKNNWIKKGGLVMAEHGKLDKIEEISGLSLIDNREYNNTRLAFFKAI, from the coding sequence ATGAGAATAACAGCAGGAAATTTGAAAAACAAAGAAGTTTTAGCCAAGAAGAAAACCCATATAAAGCCAACCTCTAGCAGGGTTAGAGAGGCGATTTTTAATTTGCTAAATCACGGAAAATTTTTGAGCAATCTTGAAATTTTGAATGATGAAAACCCAAGCATAATTGAAAATAGAGTGATTGCAGATATTTTTTGTGGCACTGGTATTCTTGGTTTTGAGGCACTTTCAAGAGGTGCAAAAAAAGTTGTTTTTATTGATCAAAGCCCAGAATCTCTGCAAATCGCAAGAAGTAATGCAAACAGCCTTGGAGTTAGCGAAAAATGTAATTTTATTCAATCAGATGCAACCAATTTGATTAATTGTAATATTGAAATTGATTTGGTTTTTCTTGATCCGCCTTATAATAAAAATTTGGTTATCCCGACGCTAAAATCTATTGTTAAAAATAATTGGATAAAAAAGGGGGGGCTTGTGATGGCAGAACACGGCAAACTTGACAAAATTGAAGAAATTTCTGGCTTAAGTTTAATTGATAATAGGGAATATAACAACACAAGGCTCGCCTTCTTCAAGGCAATATAG